One Sagittula stellata E-37 genomic window carries:
- a CDS encoding DUF2484 family protein, with translation MTLSLTLACLWAVAANIAAMIPSSDNHWARAYVLIAVGIPLVGYVTYENGPWIGLATLVAGMSLLRWPVFYLASWGRRVMWRTE, from the coding sequence ATGACGCTCTCATTGACTCTCGCGTGCCTCTGGGCGGTGGCCGCGAACATCGCGGCGATGATCCCATCTTCCGACAATCACTGGGCCCGCGCATACGTGCTGATCGCGGTCGGAATCCCGCTTGTCGGGTATGTGACCTACGAGAATGGTCCGTGGATCGGGCTGGCCACGCTGGTGGCCGGGATGAGCCTTCTGCGCTGGCCGGTGTTTTACCTCGCAAGCTGGGGCCGCCGCGTGATGTGGCGGACGGAGTGA
- the ftsW gene encoding putative lipid II flippase FtsW has protein sequence MTEMVYGAVPVTGGEPVLPKWWRTVDKWSLGCILTLFAVGILLGLAASVPLAERNGLSPFHYVQRQAFFGGLAMVAMMLTSMMSPTVVRRLAVVGFLVSFVALAFLPVLGTDFGKGAVRWYSLGFASVQPSEFLKPVFVIVAAWFLAAGQELSGPPGRLYSFVMMVTIVLMLAMQPDFGQASLILFAWGVMWFVGGAPMVLLVGLAGLVVAGGTLAYNSSQHFARRIDGFLTPEVDPTTQLGYATNAIREGGFFGVGVGEGTVKWSLPDAHTDFIIAVAAEEYGLVMVLVILSLYATIVVRSFIRLMRERDPFIRLAGTGLAAIFGVQAMINMGVAVRLLPAKGMTLPFVSYGGSSLIAGGIAVGMLLALTRARPQGEIGDILRARAR, from the coding sequence ATGACAGAAATGGTTTACGGCGCGGTCCCGGTGACGGGCGGCGAACCCGTGCTGCCCAAGTGGTGGCGCACGGTCGACAAATGGAGCCTGGGCTGCATCCTCACGCTTTTCGCGGTGGGGATCCTGCTGGGTCTCGCGGCATCCGTACCGCTGGCGGAGCGCAACGGGCTGAGCCCTTTCCACTACGTGCAGAGGCAGGCGTTCTTTGGCGGGCTGGCGATGGTCGCGATGATGCTGACTTCGATGATGTCGCCGACCGTTGTGCGCCGTCTGGCGGTGGTCGGTTTCCTCGTCAGTTTCGTGGCGCTGGCTTTCCTGCCGGTGCTGGGGACCGACTTCGGCAAAGGGGCGGTCCGCTGGTACAGCCTTGGGTTCGCCTCTGTCCAGCCGTCTGAATTCCTGAAACCCGTGTTCGTCATTGTCGCTGCTTGGTTTCTTGCCGCCGGGCAGGAGCTGAGCGGCCCTCCGGGGCGGCTTTATTCCTTCGTGATGATGGTGACGATCGTGCTGATGCTGGCGATGCAGCCGGACTTCGGCCAGGCCTCCCTGATCCTGTTCGCCTGGGGCGTGATGTGGTTCGTGGGCGGCGCGCCGATGGTGCTGCTGGTGGGGCTTGCCGGTCTCGTGGTGGCCGGCGGTACGCTGGCCTACAACTCGTCCCAGCACTTCGCCCGCCGCATCGACGGCTTCCTGACACCCGAGGTCGATCCGACCACGCAGCTTGGCTATGCCACCAACGCCATCCGCGAAGGCGGTTTCTTCGGCGTCGGCGTGGGCGAGGGGACGGTGAAGTGGTCCTTGCCCGACGCGCACACAGACTTCATCATCGCCGTCGCGGCCGAGGAATACGGCCTTGTCATGGTGCTGGTCATCCTGTCGCTTTACGCCACCATCGTGGTACGCAGCTTTATCCGGCTGATGCGCGAGCGTGACCCGTTCATCCGGCTCGCCGGGACGGGGCTGGCCGCGATCTTTGGCGTGCAGGCGATGATCAACATGGGCGTGGCGGTGCGGCTTCTGCCCGCGAAGGGCATGACCCTGCCATTCGTCAGCTACGGCGGCTCGTCCCTGATTGCCGGGGGGATCGCCGTGGGGATGCTTCTTGCGCTGACACGCGCCCGTCCGCAGGGAGAAATCGGCGATATCTTGCGCGCCCGCGCGCGCTGA
- the murC gene encoding UDP-N-acetylmuramate--L-alanine ligase, which translates to MTGATKLPGDVGAIHFVGIGGIGMSGIAEVLLNHGYTVQGSDLKTSKITERLAGMGATVFEGQRAENLEGADVVVISSAIKPGNPELDEARRRGLPVVRRAEMLAELMRLKSNIAIAGTHGKTTTTTMVATLLDAGNFDPTVVNGGIIHAYGSNARMGQGEWMVVEADESDGTFNRLPATIAIVTNIDPEHMEHWGSIENLRQGFYDFVSNIPFYGLAVCCTDHPEVQALVGRVTDRRVVTYGFNAQADVRAMGLRYEKGVAHFDVHFQVSGEVIEGMTLPMPGDHNVSNALSAIAVARHLGMTGEEIRAALAAFGGVNRRFTKVGEVNGVTIIDDYGHHPVEIAAVLKAARQASEGRVIAVHQPHRYTRLHHHFEEFCSCFNEADVVAIAEVYAAGETPIEGATRDDLVAGLVRHGHRHARALRDEDDLERLVREQAQPGDMVVCLGAGTISAWANGLAARLAK; encoded by the coding sequence ATGACCGGCGCGACGAAGCTGCCCGGCGACGTGGGCGCGATCCATTTCGTCGGCATCGGCGGCATCGGCATGTCGGGCATCGCCGAGGTCCTGCTGAACCACGGCTACACGGTGCAGGGCTCTGACCTGAAGACATCCAAGATCACCGAACGGCTGGCCGGGATGGGTGCGACGGTGTTCGAAGGCCAGCGGGCCGAGAACCTAGAAGGTGCTGATGTCGTTGTGATTTCCTCGGCCATCAAGCCGGGCAACCCGGAGCTGGACGAGGCACGGCGCCGCGGTTTGCCGGTGGTCCGCCGGGCCGAGATGCTGGCCGAGCTGATGCGCCTGAAGTCGAACATTGCCATCGCCGGGACCCATGGCAAGACGACCACGACGACCATGGTCGCGACGTTGCTGGATGCCGGCAACTTCGACCCGACGGTGGTGAACGGCGGCATCATTCATGCCTATGGCTCCAACGCGCGGATGGGGCAGGGCGAATGGATGGTGGTGGAGGCCGACGAGAGCGACGGCACCTTCAACCGCCTGCCCGCGACCATCGCCATCGTCACCAACATCGACCCGGAGCACATGGAACACTGGGGCTCGATCGAGAACCTGCGGCAGGGGTTTTACGACTTTGTGTCGAACATCCCGTTCTACGGCCTGGCGGTCTGCTGCACCGACCATCCGGAAGTGCAGGCGCTGGTTGGTCGCGTGACCGACCGCCGCGTGGTGACCTACGGATTCAACGCGCAGGCGGACGTGCGCGCCATGGGTCTGCGCTACGAAAAAGGCGTGGCGCATTTCGACGTGCACTTCCAGGTGTCGGGTGAGGTGATCGAGGGAATGACCCTTCCGATGCCCGGAGATCACAACGTTTCCAACGCCTTGTCTGCCATCGCCGTGGCGCGCCACCTCGGTATGACGGGCGAGGAGATCCGGGCGGCACTGGCGGCGTTCGGCGGTGTGAACCGGCGTTTCACCAAGGTGGGCGAGGTGAACGGGGTCACGATCATCGACGATTACGGTCACCACCCGGTTGAAATCGCGGCGGTGCTGAAGGCGGCGCGCCAGGCCTCCGAAGGGCGGGTGATCGCCGTGCACCAGCCGCACCGCTACACCCGTCTGCACCACCATTTCGAGGAGTTCTGCTCCTGCTTCAACGAGGCCGATGTCGTCGCCATCGCGGAGGTCTATGCCGCCGGCGAAACCCCCATCGAGGGGGCGACACGCGACGATCTGGTGGCAGGGCTTGTGCGTCACGGCCACCGCCACGCGCGGGCCTTGCGCGACGAGGACGACCTGGAGCGGCTGGTCCGCGAGCAGGCGCAGCCGGGCGACATGGTGGTCTGCCTTGGCGCGGGCACGATTTCCGCCTGGGCGAACGGGCTGGCCGCGCGACTGGCGAAGTGA
- the murD gene encoding UDP-N-acetylmuramoyl-L-alanine--D-glutamate ligase gives MIPVQGFEGATVAVLGLGRSGLAAARALRAGGAQVVVWDDTPRARAAAEADGFEVRELNRESAFDDVACLVTSPGIPHLYPAPNPATAAALKAGVPVDNDIGLFFRSFGADFDRFERPPRVVAVTGSNGKSTTSALIHHILTASVRSSQLAGNIGRGVLDIDPPEDGGVVVLELSSYQTELARALTPDVAVFTNLSPDHLDRHGGLGGYFAAKRRLFAEGGPDRCVIGVDEVEGQFLAGQMAEGRADDRVIRVATHKLTGPGWMVFARKGFLSEWRKGRQIASVDLRDVAGLPGAHNHQNACAAWAACRSLGLGPREIEAGLRSFAGLPHRSQRIAEQGGVIFVNDSKATNVDSALKALLAFDRIRWVCGGLMKEGGLAALEPGLNHVAKAYVIGREPEGFALQLGGVEAELCGTMDQAVARAAEDAQPGDVVLLAPAAASFDQYDNFEKRGEDFVANVQKVLAKG, from the coding sequence ATGATACCTGTTCAAGGATTTGAAGGGGCGACCGTCGCCGTTCTGGGACTGGGACGTTCCGGTCTGGCGGCAGCGCGGGCGCTGCGCGCGGGCGGCGCTCAGGTGGTGGTCTGGGACGACACGCCCCGGGCGCGCGCGGCCGCCGAGGCAGACGGCTTCGAGGTGCGCGAACTGAACCGCGAGAGCGCCTTCGACGACGTGGCCTGCCTTGTGACCTCGCCCGGCATTCCGCATCTCTACCCGGCGCCGAACCCGGCGACCGCCGCCGCGCTGAAGGCGGGCGTGCCGGTCGACAACGACATCGGGTTGTTCTTCCGTTCCTTCGGGGCGGACTTCGACAGATTCGAGAGGCCGCCGCGCGTGGTGGCCGTGACCGGGTCGAACGGCAAGTCGACCACCTCGGCGCTGATCCACCATATCCTGACCGCCAGCGTGCGCAGCAGCCAGCTGGCGGGGAACATCGGTCGCGGCGTGCTGGACATCGACCCGCCGGAAGACGGCGGCGTCGTCGTACTGGAGCTGTCGTCCTACCAGACGGAGCTGGCGCGGGCGCTGACGCCGGACGTGGCGGTGTTCACCAACCTGTCGCCGGACCACCTGGACCGGCACGGCGGCCTTGGCGGCTACTTCGCGGCCAAGCGGCGACTCTTCGCAGAGGGTGGGCCGGATCGGTGCGTGATCGGCGTGGACGAGGTCGAGGGTCAGTTCCTGGCCGGACAGATGGCCGAGGGGCGTGCCGACGACCGGGTGATCCGGGTCGCGACGCACAAGCTGACCGGGCCGGGCTGGATGGTCTTTGCCCGCAAGGGGTTCTTGTCGGAGTGGCGCAAGGGCCGGCAGATCGCGTCGGTCGATCTGCGCGATGTGGCCGGTTTGCCTGGTGCGCACAACCATCAGAACGCCTGTGCCGCCTGGGCCGCCTGCCGTTCGTTGGGTCTTGGCCCGCGCGAGATCGAGGCGGGGCTAAGGTCCTTTGCCGGGCTGCCGCACCGGTCGCAGCGCATCGCTGAGCAGGGCGGGGTGATCTTCGTCAACGATTCCAAGGCGACCAACGTGGATTCCGCGTTGAAGGCCTTGCTGGCCTTCGACCGCATCCGCTGGGTCTGTGGCGGGCTGATGAAGGAGGGCGGGCTTGCGGCGCTTGAACCGGGGCTGAACCACGTGGCGAAGGCCTATGTGATCGGGCGCGAACCCGAGGGGTTCGCCCTGCAACTGGGCGGCGTCGAAGCCGAACTTTGCGGCACGATGGACCAGGCCGTGGCGCGGGCGGCGGAGGATGCGCAGCCCGGAGACGTTGTGCTGCTTGCGCCTGCCGCGGCCAGTTTCGACCAGTACGACAACTTCGAGAAGCGCGGAGAGGATTTTGTGGCGAACGTTCAGAAGGTTCTGGCGAAAGGCTAA
- the mraY gene encoding phospho-N-acetylmuramoyl-pentapeptide-transferase: MLYWLAELSDGGDLFNLFRYITFRAGGAFLTALVFGFLFGLPLINVLRKRQGKGQPIRTDGPEGHFVKAGTPTMGGLLIIGALVTSTLLWARLDNPFVWIVLFVTMAFAAIGFADDYAKVSKQNSAGVPGKVRLLLGFLIAGIAGFWAAAYHPTELSYQLALPIFKDTLINMSFLFIPFAMFVIVGAANAVNLTDGLDGLAIMPVMIATSTLGIIAYAVGRVDFTEYLDVHYVPGTGEILIFAAGVVGGGLGFLWYNAPPAAVFMGDTGSLALGGALGAIAVATKHEIVLGIVGGLFVVEALSVIIQVLYFKRTGKRVFLMAPIHHHYEKKGWAEPTIVIRFWIISLILAIIGLATLKVR; this comes from the coding sequence ATGCTTTACTGGCTGGCCGAACTCAGTGACGGCGGCGATCTGTTCAACCTGTTTCGCTATATCACTTTCCGGGCCGGTGGCGCCTTCCTGACCGCGCTGGTCTTCGGCTTCCTCTTCGGGCTTCCGCTGATCAACGTGCTGCGCAAGCGGCAGGGCAAGGGGCAACCGATCCGCACAGACGGGCCGGAGGGCCACTTCGTCAAGGCGGGCACGCCGACGATGGGCGGCCTGCTGATCATCGGCGCTCTGGTGACCTCGACACTGCTGTGGGCGCGGCTCGACAACCCGTTCGTGTGGATCGTGCTGTTCGTCACCATGGCCTTCGCCGCCATAGGTTTCGCCGACGACTATGCCAAGGTGTCCAAGCAGAACTCGGCCGGTGTGCCGGGAAAGGTGCGGCTTTTGCTGGGTTTCCTGATCGCCGGGATCGCCGGGTTCTGGGCCGCGGCCTACCACCCGACCGAGTTGAGCTATCAGCTTGCCCTGCCGATTTTCAAGGACACGCTTATCAACATGTCCTTCCTGTTCATCCCCTTCGCGATGTTCGTGATCGTGGGCGCGGCCAACGCCGTGAACCTGACGGACGGGCTGGACGGGCTGGCGATCATGCCGGTGATGATCGCGACCTCGACGCTGGGGATCATCGCCTATGCCGTGGGGCGGGTCGACTTCACCGAGTACCTCGACGTGCACTACGTGCCCGGCACCGGCGAGATCCTGATCTTCGCCGCGGGCGTCGTGGGCGGCGGTCTTGGCTTCCTGTGGTACAACGCGCCTCCGGCGGCGGTCTTCATGGGCGACACAGGGTCGCTCGCCCTGGGCGGTGCGCTGGGGGCGATCGCGGTCGCCACCAAGCACGAGATCGTTCTGGGCATCGTCGGCGGGCTGTTCGTGGTGGAGGCGTTGAGCGTGATCATCCAGGTGCTCTACTTCAAGCGCACCGGCAAACGGGTGTTCCTGATGGCGCCGATCCACCACCACTACGAAAAGAAGGGCTGGGCAGAGCCGACCATCGTGATCCGCTTCTGGATCATCTCGCTGATCCTCGCCATCATCGGCCTTGCGACGCTGAAAGTACGCTGA
- the murG gene encoding undecaprenyldiphospho-muramoylpentapeptide beta-N-acetylglucosaminyltransferase, translating to MAERRPLLVMAAGGTGGHMFPAQALAEIMLDRGWRVKLSTEARGARYTGGFPEGVEIEQVPSATFARGNVLAKAGVPFKVAGGVLSAMRKMRRDRPDAVVGFGGYPSIPALTAAWVLKLPRMIHEQNGVLGRVNEIFSKKVDLVACGTWPTALPEGVEGVHVGNPVRAAVRERAGAGYIAPGPYPMSMLVIGGSQGARILSDVVPPAIAALPLDMVRNLRVSHQARDEDGERVATYYAENGVQADVQPFFHDLPALMSEAQLVISRSGASSVADISVIGRPSILIPYKVAAGDHQTVNAQGLVDAGAAIRIPESQLNIESLRDSIEAILSDEQGAIRMGQAALSVSKPQAAEHLASLVEELAGYRTQEKEDEAGHEGFDH from the coding sequence ATGGCGGAGCGACGGCCCTTGTTGGTCATGGCGGCGGGTGGCACCGGGGGACATATGTTCCCCGCGCAGGCCCTGGCCGAGATCATGCTGGACCGCGGATGGCGCGTGAAGCTGTCGACCGAGGCCCGCGGTGCCCGCTACACCGGCGGCTTCCCCGAGGGTGTCGAGATCGAGCAGGTGCCCTCTGCGACCTTCGCGAGGGGCAATGTGCTGGCCAAGGCGGGTGTGCCCTTCAAGGTCGCGGGCGGTGTGCTGTCCGCGATGCGCAAGATGCGGCGCGACCGCCCCGATGCGGTCGTGGGCTTTGGCGGCTATCCGTCGATCCCGGCCCTGACGGCGGCGTGGGTTCTGAAACTGCCGCGCATGATTCATGAGCAGAACGGGGTCCTTGGCCGGGTGAACGAGATCTTCTCAAAGAAGGTCGATCTGGTGGCCTGCGGAACATGGCCCACGGCCCTGCCTGAGGGTGTCGAGGGCGTGCACGTGGGCAACCCGGTGCGCGCCGCGGTGCGGGAACGTGCGGGCGCGGGCTATATCGCGCCGGGGCCATACCCGATGTCGATGCTGGTGATCGGCGGGTCGCAGGGCGCGCGCATCCTGTCGGACGTGGTGCCCCCGGCCATCGCCGCGCTGCCGCTGGACATGGTGCGCAACCTGCGCGTCAGCCACCAGGCGCGGGACGAGGACGGCGAACGGGTCGCCACCTACTACGCGGAGAACGGGGTGCAGGCCGACGTGCAGCCCTTCTTCCACGACCTGCCCGCGCTGATGAGCGAGGCGCAACTGGTGATCTCGCGCTCGGGTGCATCCTCGGTGGCCGACATTTCGGTGATCGGGCGGCCGTCGATCCTGATCCCCTACAAGGTCGCGGCGGGGGACCACCAGACGGTGAACGCGCAGGGGCTGGTCGATGCGGGTGCGGCGATCCGCATCCCGGAAAGCCAGCTCAACATCGAGAGCCTCAGGGACTCGATCGAGGCGATCCTGTCGGATGAACAGGGCGCGATCCGCATGGGGCAGGCGGCTCTTTCGGTGTCGAAACCGCAAGCGGCCGAACATCTGGCCTCGCTGGTCGAAGAACTGGCGGGCTACAGGACACAAGAAAAGGAAGACGAGGCGGGACATGAAGGATTTGACCATTGA
- a CDS encoding UDP-N-acetylmuramoyl-tripeptide--D-alanyl-D-alanine ligase, with amino-acid sequence MMLWTAAEAAAATGGRVASDWVASGVSIDTRSIAPGDLFVALKAARDGHDFVAQALEKGAAAALVSRIPEGVDNSEKLLLVDDVQTGLEALGEAARARFGGRVVAVTGSVGKTSTKEMLRTVLSEQGTVHAAEKSYNNHWGVPLTLARMPKDADFAVIEIGMNHPGEIAPLARMARPHVAMVTIVAPAHLAAFENLEGIAREKASIFEGLEPDGIAIYNGDLAVSGILRDKAAETARKSISFGETAGTHHRLTSVQVMDACTVATGRAWRVPLLFKVMVPGRHFAMNAMGVMAVISALRLDRALAVNALAQWNPGAGRGLREQIRLDPVDDRLTLELIDDAYNSNPASLGAALEVLAAAGTHDHVGRRDKGRRIAYLGDMKELGAQEVTLHEALATSPWIEKIDLVHCVGPLMRALWMKLPREKRGHWTETADKMAEGVVRDLDAGDVVLAKGSLSMGLGRVVDAIRKMRQAPADVDG; translated from the coding sequence GTGATGCTCTGGACGGCGGCAGAGGCGGCGGCGGCCACCGGCGGACGCGTGGCGTCAGACTGGGTGGCGTCGGGCGTGTCGATCGACACGCGCAGCATCGCACCCGGTGATCTGTTCGTGGCGCTGAAGGCGGCGCGGGACGGGCATGACTTCGTCGCTCAGGCGCTTGAGAAAGGCGCGGCTGCGGCGCTGGTCAGCCGCATTCCCGAGGGTGTGGACAACTCTGAAAAGCTGTTGCTGGTCGATGACGTGCAGACCGGACTTGAAGCGTTGGGCGAAGCAGCCCGCGCGCGGTTCGGCGGGCGTGTCGTGGCAGTGACCGGATCGGTGGGGAAGACCTCTACCAAGGAGATGCTGCGCACGGTGCTGTCGGAGCAGGGCACGGTCCACGCGGCCGAGAAATCCTACAACAACCACTGGGGCGTGCCGCTGACGCTGGCGCGGATGCCGAAGGACGCCGATTTCGCGGTGATCGAGATCGGCATGAACCATCCCGGAGAAATCGCACCGCTGGCCCGCATGGCCCGGCCGCATGTCGCGATGGTCACCATCGTCGCGCCCGCGCACCTTGCCGCCTTCGAGAACCTCGAAGGCATCGCGCGGGAAAAGGCGTCGATCTTCGAGGGGCTGGAGCCGGACGGAATCGCGATCTACAACGGCGATCTGGCGGTCAGCGGCATCCTGCGCGACAAGGCCGCCGAGACTGCACGGAAGTCGATCTCCTTCGGCGAAACGGCGGGCACGCATCACCGCCTGACCTCGGTCCAGGTCATGGACGCCTGCACCGTGGCAACGGGCCGGGCGTGGCGCGTTCCACTGTTGTTCAAGGTGATGGTGCCGGGGCGGCACTTCGCGATGAACGCGATGGGTGTGATGGCGGTGATCTCGGCACTGCGGCTCGACCGGGCACTGGCGGTCAACGCCCTGGCGCAGTGGAACCCGGGCGCGGGGCGCGGCCTGCGCGAACAGATCCGGCTGGACCCTGTGGACGACCGTCTGACCCTGGAACTCATTGACGACGCTTACAATTCGAACCCGGCGAGCCTGGGTGCGGCGCTGGAGGTGCTGGCCGCCGCCGGAACCCACGACCACGTGGGGCGCCGCGACAAGGGGCGCCGGATTGCCTACTTGGGCGACATGAAGGAACTGGGCGCGCAGGAAGTCACGCTGCACGAGGCGCTGGCCACCAGCCCGTGGATCGAGAAGATCGACCTCGTGCATTGCGTCGGTCCGCTGATGCGTGCGCTGTGGATGAAGCTGCCGCGCGAGAAGCGCGGACACTGGACCGAGACCGCCGACAAGATGGCGGAAGGGGTTGTCCGCGACCTTGACGCAGGCGACGTCGTGTTGGCCAAGGGATCGCTTTCGATGGGGCTGGGGCGCGTGGTTGACGCGATCCGGAAAATGCGCCAAGCCCCCGCAGATGTGGACGGTTGA
- a CDS encoding NAD(P)/FAD-dependent oxidoreductase → MAGRQMQCRVLILGAGAAGMMAAAHAGPDVIVVDHAKSPGEKIRISGGGRCNFTNLEIEPHKFLSQNPHFCKSALSRYTQWDFVELVSRHGISWHEKTLGQLFCDEKATQIVAMLRAEMEKAGARLWLQTQVQEVTHADGRFRVRLDRDGQTVEVVSPVLVLATGGKSIPKMGATGLAYDVARQFGHQMVETRPALVPFTFDGQPFAPLAGVSVPARVSAGGTSFDEALLFTHRGLSGPSVLQISSYWREGENVCVDLLPGTDLAAVLKAKRQEAGRRALSTELSALLPSKLVGFLPLEEPASINLADLSDKRIDALADRLHRWLLKPTGTEGYRTAEVTLGGISTEGLDSKTLMSKHLPGLYTIGEAVDVTGWLGGYNFQWAWSSGVAAGQAIAAHGH, encoded by the coding sequence ATGGCAGGCAGACAGATGCAATGCAGGGTGCTGATCCTCGGCGCCGGCGCCGCGGGCATGATGGCCGCCGCCCACGCCGGGCCGGACGTGATCGTTGTGGACCATGCCAAGTCACCGGGCGAGAAGATCCGAATTTCCGGCGGCGGGCGCTGCAACTTCACCAACCTTGAGATCGAACCGCACAAGTTCCTGTCGCAGAACCCGCATTTCTGCAAATCGGCGCTGTCACGCTACACCCAGTGGGACTTCGTCGAGCTGGTCTCGCGCCACGGGATATCATGGCACGAAAAGACGCTTGGCCAGCTCTTCTGCGACGAGAAGGCGACGCAGATCGTGGCGATGCTGCGGGCCGAGATGGAGAAGGCGGGCGCCCGGTTGTGGCTGCAGACCCAGGTGCAGGAGGTGACCCACGCCGACGGGCGGTTCCGCGTCCGGCTTGATCGCGATGGGCAGACGGTCGAAGTCGTCTCTCCCGTGCTGGTGCTCGCCACCGGCGGCAAGTCCATCCCGAAGATGGGTGCCACGGGCCTTGCCTACGACGTCGCACGACAGTTCGGCCACCAGATGGTGGAGACGCGCCCCGCCCTCGTCCCCTTCACCTTCGACGGCCAGCCCTTTGCGCCGCTCGCGGGCGTCTCCGTCCCCGCGCGCGTGTCCGCCGGCGGCACCTCCTTCGACGAGGCGCTGCTGTTCACCCATCGCGGCCTGTCCGGCCCGTCCGTTCTCCAGATCAGCAGCTACTGGCGCGAGGGAGAGAACGTATGCGTCGATCTGCTGCCCGGCACAGATCTGGCCGCCGTGCTCAAGGCAAAGCGTCAGGAAGCGGGCCGCCGCGCACTGTCGACTGAGCTTTCGGCGCTACTGCCCTCGAAACTCGTCGGTTTCCTGCCGTTGGAAGAACCCGCAAGCATCAACCTGGCCGATCTGTCCGACAAGCGGATCGACGCGCTGGCGGACAGGCTGCACCGCTGGCTCCTGAAACCCACCGGCACCGAAGGCTACCGCACGGCCGAGGTTACGCTGGGCGGGATATCCACAGAAGGGCTGGACAGCAAGACACTCATGTCGAAGCACCTTCCAGGACTATACACAATCGGAGAGGCGGTGGACGTCACCGGCTGGCTCGGCGGTTACAACTTCCAGTGGGCGTGGTCCTCTGGCGTGGCGGCAGGCCAGGCCATCGCCGCGCACGGACATTAG